The Nocardia arthritidis genome has a window encoding:
- a CDS encoding PIG-L deacetylase family protein produces the protein MLESNHSILGLVPGDRALVIAPHPDDETIGPGGTIARLAADRIEVHVLCVTVRSAPMWGGRSDPATRTQEFEKACAALGVTSSAIAWVDETGELDISNRRRALVDLIERHEVASLAAVRPQALFIPSASGFHQDHQAVHAAAFAAARAQPPGLKPTSHLVLGYRGAEERWSSHNEPWWLHVDTSNYWHAKEEALRAYGTQMRTAGPRSIRQIQLMDAAAGSSLSWEYAESFVPYRIAC, from the coding sequence GTGCTGGAGTCGAATCATTCGATTTTGGGTCTGGTGCCCGGTGACCGCGCGCTGGTCATCGCGCCCCATCCCGATGACGAAACCATCGGACCGGGTGGCACGATCGCCCGCCTGGCCGCCGATCGGATCGAAGTGCACGTGCTGTGCGTCACCGTGCGCAGCGCACCGATGTGGGGCGGCCGCAGCGATCCGGCGACCCGCACTCAGGAATTCGAAAAGGCCTGCGCCGCATTGGGTGTCACCTCGTCCGCCATTGCCTGGGTGGACGAGACCGGGGAACTCGACATCAGCAACCGCCGCCGGGCGCTGGTCGATCTCATCGAACGCCATGAGGTCGCATCGCTGGCGGCGGTGCGGCCGCAGGCGCTGTTCATCCCCTCGGCCAGCGGATTTCATCAGGATCATCAGGCGGTGCACGCCGCGGCGTTCGCGGCGGCCCGCGCGCAACCACCGGGGCTCAAGCCGACCTCGCACCTGGTGCTCGGTTATCGCGGTGCGGAGGAACGCTGGTCTTCGCACAACGAGCCGTGGTGGCTGCATGTCGACACGTCGAATTACTGGCACGCGAAGGAAGAGGCGTTGCGTGCGTACGGAACTCAGATGCGGACGGCGGGACCCCGGTCGATTCGGCAGATCCAGTTGATGGACGCCGCGGCCGGCTCGTCGCTGTCCTGGGAGTACGCCGAATCGTTCGTGCCGTATCGGATCGCCTGCTGA
- a CDS encoding polysaccharide pyruvyl transferase family protein, which yields MRIGLVSAANAGLKNTGMLSVDLAFWALSRRIGTDADITWYTIQPPDVEPIRPYVHGTELPFRFRSLLGAYAELADHDAVVFWGDFLHARHYLEQDAVYWLTRQQLVNNRDEARSLLDPALLLSTAPDEVIAKTIAYGGTVLHNTQHDYADDDYRSAFFRLVSRCRMIWMRDAISAATVTHIRQDYAKSHFGTDAALLLRLEDLDFLPRSGWADESDSGATIGVFVGSRTDTPNWLPELWQALSDRLGARPEWFPWFDADLPPEAAELPRRSGDYRLGDLFTRLSRYRLVITDTYHLCINAWRSGVPAVCIGAPEPGPAPYGFLSVSNLKKHVFYLAYNATDFYLSTLDEGAQTRRDRVERIATLIENGGAAAITARMAQHAAEAEKQLVDTLHSLR from the coding sequence ATGCGGATCGGCCTGGTTTCCGCCGCGAATGCCGGACTGAAGAATACCGGAATGCTTTCGGTCGACCTGGCTTTCTGGGCATTGAGCCGACGCATCGGCACCGATGCCGATATCACGTGGTACACGATTCAACCGCCGGATGTCGAGCCGATCAGGCCGTATGTCCACGGCACCGAGCTGCCGTTCCGGTTCCGGTCGCTGCTCGGCGCCTACGCCGAATTGGCCGACCACGACGCCGTGGTGTTCTGGGGAGATTTCCTGCATGCCCGGCACTACCTGGAGCAGGACGCGGTGTACTGGCTGACCAGACAACAGCTGGTCAACAACCGGGACGAGGCACGCAGCCTGCTCGATCCGGCGCTACTGCTGTCCACCGCCCCGGACGAGGTGATCGCCAAGACCATCGCCTACGGCGGCACCGTGCTGCACAACACCCAGCACGACTATGCGGACGACGATTATCGCAGCGCATTCTTCCGGCTGGTTTCCCGGTGCCGGATGATCTGGATGCGGGACGCGATATCGGCCGCGACCGTGACCCATATCCGACAGGATTACGCAAAAAGCCATTTCGGCACCGATGCCGCGCTGCTGTTGCGCCTCGAAGATCTGGATTTCCTGCCCCGATCGGGCTGGGCCGACGAATCGGATTCCGGCGCCACGATCGGCGTATTCGTCGGCTCCAGGACGGATACCCCGAATTGGCTGCCGGAGCTGTGGCAGGCATTGTCGGATCGGCTCGGCGCGCGCCCGGAATGGTTTCCCTGGTTCGACGCCGATTTGCCGCCCGAGGCCGCCGAGCTGCCCCGGCGATCCGGCGATTACCGCCTCGGCGATCTTTTCACTCGACTCTCCCGCTACCGTTTGGTGATTACCGACACCTACCACCTGTGCATCAACGCATGGCGATCGGGAGTGCCCGCGGTATGTATCGGCGCGCCGGAACCCGGCCCCGCGCCATATGGTTTTCTCTCGGTGAGCAATCTCAAGAAACACGTCTTCTACCTCGCCTACAACGCGACGGATTTCTATCTCTCCACCCTCGACGAGGGCGCGCAGACCCGGCGCGACCGCGTCGAACGGATCGCCACCCTGATCGAGAACGGGGGCGCCGCCGCGATCACGGCACGCATGGCGCAGCACGCCGCCGAGGCGGAGAAACAACTCGTGGACACGTTGCACTCGCTGCGATGA
- a CDS encoding nucleotide sugar dehydrogenase, with product MFAQRLGIIGIGYVGLPLAAAFVDAGDSVIGIDIDRGRVDRLNAGLSPIDTVTDAEVAAMRGRFRATTDPAVLSDCETIVVCVPTPIEDDQPDLGPLTSAITTVRDRLRPGQLIIVESTTYPGTTHGLLLPILEESGLRAGVDFALAYSPERIDPGNTRFNVRNTPRVVGGLTETCARRATDFYRRITEVHPAKGMREAEAAKILENTFRQINIALVNEFAQLCHSLDIDVWDTIACAATKPYGYMPFWPGAGVGGHCIPVDPLYLVHHAASLGLPFHMAETANRVNKSAPLWVADRGGKHLEDLGIPTNAATVLLLGVTYKPDTADTRNTPAVPIVRALRERGVTVMFHDPYVDKLRWPDGEINRVPDLAEALREADLTILLQRHRGYDLDLIAGARRLFDTTGSIRSDHVFSL from the coding sequence ATGTTCGCTCAGCGACTGGGCATCATCGGTATCGGATATGTCGGATTGCCGCTGGCCGCGGCATTTGTCGACGCAGGCGACAGCGTGATCGGCATCGATATCGACCGCGGACGGGTGGACCGGTTGAATGCCGGTCTGTCGCCGATCGACACCGTGACCGATGCCGAGGTGGCGGCGATGCGGGGCCGATTCCGGGCCACCACCGACCCCGCGGTGCTGTCCGACTGCGAAACGATCGTCGTGTGCGTGCCGACGCCGATCGAGGACGACCAGCCCGATCTCGGGCCGCTCACCAGCGCGATCACCACCGTGCGGGACCGGTTGCGGCCGGGGCAGCTCATCATCGTCGAATCGACGACCTACCCGGGCACCACGCATGGCCTGCTGCTGCCGATTCTGGAGGAGTCGGGTCTGCGCGCCGGCGTCGATTTCGCGTTGGCATACTCCCCGGAACGGATCGATCCCGGCAATACCCGGTTCAATGTCAGGAACACCCCGCGCGTCGTCGGCGGTCTCACCGAGACATGTGCGCGGCGCGCGACCGACTTCTACCGCCGGATCACCGAGGTGCACCCGGCCAAGGGGATGCGTGAGGCGGAGGCGGCGAAGATCCTGGAAAATACCTTCCGCCAGATCAATATCGCGCTGGTGAACGAATTCGCCCAGCTGTGTCACAGCCTGGATATCGACGTCTGGGACACGATCGCCTGCGCCGCCACCAAACCCTATGGCTATATGCCGTTTTGGCCCGGCGCGGGAGTCGGCGGCCACTGCATCCCGGTCGACCCGCTGTATCTGGTGCACCATGCGGCCTCCCTCGGCCTGCCGTTCCACATGGCCGAAACCGCCAACCGGGTGAACAAGTCCGCGCCGCTGTGGGTGGCCGACCGGGGCGGCAAACACCTAGAGGACCTCGGCATCCCGACGAACGCCGCGACCGTGCTGCTCCTGGGGGTGACCTACAAGCCGGACACCGCGGACACCAGGAATACGCCCGCCGTGCCGATCGTTCGCGCGCTGCGGGAACGCGGTGTGACCGTGATGTTCCACGATCCGTATGTCGACAAGCTACGGTGGCCGGACGGGGAAATCAACCGGGTGCCGGATCTGGCCGAGGCGCTGCGGGAGGCCGATCTCACCATCCTGCTGCAGCGCCATCGCGGCTACGATCTGGACCTGATCGCCGGGGCGCGCAGATTGTTCGACACCACCGGATCGATCCGCTCCGACCACGTCTTCAGCCTGTAA
- a CDS encoding thiamine pyrophosphate-binding protein, with protein sequence MTAEEISADGVRGCWLAALTGLREAGVREVFGLPGDDLNALVVADALGLDFTVCRDQRNAVFMATGYAMQSGALGVVVVGKGPAVTNTVTGMLEARYSAAPVLVLCAGTAPAARGSGAFQEFDQLPLARSVAKWTERVDHPDRVGPMLRRAIMVATHGAPGPVYLELPDQLREEDVPLGGRWYPVQRPTATEMGEQGAALAAVRAAKRPVLLVGGGMRTRGAGELLARFAEHIGAAVVCTASGRGAVDESLPSFLGLAGLYSPGAVNALWQDTDCVVAVGSRLEETATFGWPDRLRTEGEVVQINVEAGEFNTDFAGPMVLGDGCSVLADWLERLPAVPGWSATVRGLNAALHDEHAAVLEKLRAQPELYIAEVLDELDKTLPGNRILVQENGLQDMWSYVFPAWRCVGDGGSIVPSEQTSLGCGAAAAVGVRRAAPDRPVVAFVGDGAFAMFDADLPTAKKVGGVLYVVLRNGGYGWLQAQLGKHEGVSDRHGFVDPDTVRPEGEPIPGVPHIVVDDKKSLGDCVSRAWALCERGATVVLSVPVRMSDALFAPEELAGEFPQAPS encoded by the coding sequence ATGACCGCCGAAGAGATTTCGGCCGATGGGGTGCGGGGCTGTTGGCTCGCCGCACTGACCGGATTGCGCGAGGCCGGAGTCCGGGAGGTCTTCGGGCTGCCCGGTGACGATCTGAACGCCCTGGTGGTGGCCGATGCGCTGGGACTGGATTTCACGGTGTGCCGGGATCAGCGCAATGCCGTATTCATGGCCACCGGCTACGCCATGCAGTCCGGTGCGCTTGGGGTCGTCGTGGTCGGCAAGGGGCCCGCGGTCACGAATACGGTGACCGGCATGCTGGAGGCGCGCTATTCGGCCGCGCCGGTGCTGGTGCTGTGCGCGGGTACGGCGCCTGCGGCCCGAGGCTCCGGCGCGTTCCAGGAGTTCGATCAGCTGCCGCTGGCCAGGTCGGTGGCGAAATGGACTGAGCGGGTTGATCATCCGGACCGCGTCGGGCCGATGCTGCGTCGGGCGATCATGGTCGCCACGCACGGTGCGCCGGGGCCGGTGTACCTCGAGCTGCCCGATCAGCTGCGCGAGGAGGACGTTCCGCTCGGCGGCCGGTGGTATCCGGTGCAGCGGCCGACGGCCACCGAGATGGGGGAGCAGGGCGCGGCGCTGGCGGCCGTTCGTGCCGCGAAACGGCCCGTGCTGCTTGTCGGCGGCGGTATGCGGACGCGCGGTGCGGGCGAGCTGCTCGCCCGGTTCGCCGAACATATCGGGGCGGCGGTGGTGTGCACGGCCAGCGGCCGCGGTGCGGTGGACGAATCCCTGCCGTCCTTTCTGGGTTTGGCCGGGCTGTACAGTCCCGGTGCGGTGAACGCGCTGTGGCAGGACACCGATTGCGTTGTCGCCGTGGGCAGTCGGCTCGAGGAGACGGCGACCTTCGGCTGGCCGGACCGCCTGCGGACCGAGGGCGAGGTGGTCCAGATCAATGTCGAGGCGGGCGAGTTCAATACGGATTTCGCCGGCCCGATGGTGCTCGGCGACGGCTGTTCGGTGCTCGCCGACTGGCTGGAGCGGTTGCCCGCCGTCCCCGGCTGGTCGGCCACGGTCCGTGGGCTGAATGCCGCGTTGCACGACGAGCACGCGGCGGTGCTGGAGAAGCTGCGCGCGCAGCCGGAGTTGTACATCGCCGAGGTGCTGGACGAGCTGGACAAGACCCTGCCCGGAAATCGAATCCTGGTGCAGGAAAACGGATTACAGGATATGTGGTCCTACGTTTTCCCGGCCTGGCGGTGCGTCGGCGACGGCGGTTCGATCGTGCCGTCCGAACAGACGAGCCTCGGCTGCGGCGCCGCGGCGGCGGTGGGCGTGCGCCGGGCGGCGCCCGACCGGCCCGTCGTCGCGTTCGTCGGCGACGGTGCCTTCGCGATGTTCGACGCCGACCTGCCGACGGCCAAGAAGGTCGGCGGGGTGCTGTACGTGGTGTTGCGCAACGGCGGATACGGTTGGCTACAAGCGCAATTGGGTAAGCACGAAGGCGTGTCGGACCGGCACGGCTTCGTCGATCCCGATACGGTGCGCCCGGAGGGCGAGCCGATACCGGGGGTGCCGCATATCGTCGTCGACGACAAAAAGTCGTTGGGCGACTGCGTCTCTCGCGCCTGGGCGCTGTGCGAGCGTGGCGCGACCGTGGTGTTGAGCGTGCCGGTGCGGATGAGCGACGCGCTGTTCGCGCCGGAGGAACTCGCGGGGGAGTTCCCGCAGGCGCCCTCCTGA
- a CDS encoding aldehyde dehydrogenase family protein has protein sequence MLLNERGEQLSTSQFTKLCRDLGAVYREHGMHSEDRVVLSGENSAEFVLSLFALLELGVSVCLLDRRLLPDVSVELLSDSGATWFVSDHDHLDAEYDRLRIRWLSIADAVAQARAGGSCDDVPVEPLGLVEWARRGDGLVIWSSGSTGRPKGIVRSAASVLRNVDRTLARMGYRESDVLLPLLPFTHQYGFSLLLLWWRSGSTLLAYNSSSINAALHSIIERRVTVVDAVPASYLTMLRIMEKRKELVPQLDSVRMWCVGGEPLSTELATTFLDRTGKPLLDGYGSSEVGNIALANLDNPVYSGQPVDGVRVEVIGNVGAPVPAGVVGEIVVHSPDTMVGVLEPGGRVRPVKRHRFHTDDVGFLDAQGNLRVLGRKNAVHRFGHTLYPDALAEKASACGAPVRVIPVDSAERGTQLVFFVEDAQERPVAHWRQLIRPLLAEHERPNKVIVLREFPLNNIGKTDRKALTEAACAATALHDAKSSLSPLSLMTATGDLANIPFTDRAAALTDVVKLLRERSGEVMELLTKVCNRKTARDEIDTSINALNGAVSEVARSAPPEIDQLAVLMPSNIPLYSYVLYLLIPSLYTRRVVFRPSRRIADVTRKLHDLLGGVHGLPIVLDESEQNAFLEGEGAKSAAVVFTGAYDNAQQILSSLRPDQLFIYFGQGVNPFVVGADAQVSDAVDGLLRARMLNSGQDCFGPDVAFVHTSISAHFCNLLCRRVDALRYGGFDDPMADYGPMFYMDAFDGALEYLRKHRQYVAAGGSVELAEGHLRPTVLIRPADTQIKPAELFAPIFNIVPFSSVDWLHTMLRHPYYEERAMAATVYGNMPETVELLGQKHAVSINETILDIENGNEPFGGRGIRANYVAFKKKRHARPLLLSRIIAEYLGEADRAGGLAS, from the coding sequence ATGCTCCTGAACGAACGTGGCGAACAACTTTCCACGAGTCAATTCACCAAGTTATGTCGCGACCTCGGTGCGGTGTATCGCGAGCACGGTATGCATTCGGAAGACCGGGTGGTACTGAGCGGCGAGAACTCCGCCGAGTTCGTATTGTCCCTGTTCGCACTGCTGGAACTCGGCGTGTCGGTGTGCCTGCTGGATCGCAGGCTGCTGCCCGATGTCTCGGTCGAACTGCTATCCGATTCGGGCGCGACATGGTTCGTGTCCGATCACGACCATCTCGACGCGGAATACGATCGGCTGCGGATCCGGTGGCTGTCCATCGCGGACGCGGTCGCGCAGGCCCGGGCCGGTGGGTCCTGTGACGACGTCCCGGTCGAGCCGCTCGGGCTGGTCGAGTGGGCGCGCCGCGGCGACGGGCTCGTCATCTGGTCGTCGGGCAGTACGGGACGGCCGAAAGGCATTGTGCGCAGCGCCGCTTCGGTGTTGCGCAATGTCGACCGCACGCTGGCCAGGATGGGCTACCGGGAATCGGATGTGCTGTTGCCGCTGCTGCCGTTCACCCACCAGTACGGGTTTTCGCTGCTGCTGCTGTGGTGGCGTTCCGGCAGCACCCTGCTGGCATACAACAGCAGCAGCATCAACGCCGCACTGCACAGCATCATCGAGCGCCGCGTGACGGTGGTGGATGCGGTGCCGGCCAGTTACCTCACCATGCTGCGCATTATGGAGAAGCGGAAAGAGCTTGTGCCGCAGCTGGATTCGGTGCGCATGTGGTGTGTCGGCGGCGAGCCGCTGAGCACCGAGCTGGCGACGACCTTCCTGGACCGGACCGGTAAGCCGCTCCTGGACGGTTACGGCAGCAGCGAGGTCGGGAATATCGCGCTCGCCAACCTGGACAATCCGGTGTACAGCGGCCAGCCGGTGGACGGTGTGCGCGTGGAGGTCATCGGGAATGTCGGGGCCCCCGTGCCGGCCGGTGTGGTCGGCGAGATCGTGGTGCACAGCCCGGACACCATGGTCGGGGTGCTGGAGCCGGGCGGCCGGGTGCGGCCGGTGAAGCGGCACCGCTTCCACACCGACGATGTCGGCTTCCTGGACGCGCAGGGCAACCTGCGGGTGCTGGGCCGGAAGAACGCGGTACACCGATTCGGGCACACGCTGTATCCGGATGCGTTGGCGGAGAAGGCAAGTGCGTGCGGCGCCCCGGTGCGGGTGATTCCGGTGGACAGTGCGGAGCGCGGCACCCAACTGGTCTTCTTCGTCGAGGACGCCCAGGAGCGGCCGGTCGCCCACTGGCGCCAGCTCATTCGCCCGCTGCTGGCCGAGCACGAGCGGCCGAACAAGGTCATCGTGCTGCGCGAATTCCCGCTGAACAATATCGGGAAAACCGATCGGAAGGCGTTGACCGAGGCGGCCTGCGCGGCCACCGCACTGCACGACGCGAAATCGTCGCTCTCGCCCCTTTCGCTGATGACCGCGACGGGGGATCTGGCCAATATTCCGTTCACCGATCGGGCCGCGGCGCTGACCGATGTCGTGAAATTACTGCGCGAACGCAGTGGCGAGGTCATGGAGCTGCTCACCAAGGTGTGCAATCGCAAGACCGCGCGGGACGAAATCGACACCTCGATCAATGCGCTCAACGGCGCGGTATCGGAGGTCGCGCGGTCGGCGCCGCCGGAGATCGATCAGCTGGCGGTTCTGATGCCGTCGAATATCCCGCTCTACAGTTATGTCCTGTACCTGCTGATTCCCAGCCTGTACACGCGACGGGTGGTCTTCCGGCCGTCGCGGCGCATCGCGGATGTCACCCGGAAATTGCACGATCTGCTCGGTGGCGTGCACGGTCTGCCGATCGTGCTGGACGAGAGCGAGCAGAACGCGTTCCTGGAGGGTGAGGGCGCGAAGTCGGCCGCCGTCGTATTCACCGGGGCGTATGACAACGCGCAGCAGATTCTGTCGAGCCTGCGTCCGGATCAGCTCTTCATTTATTTCGGACAGGGCGTGAATCCATTCGTGGTCGGCGCGGACGCGCAGGTCTCGGACGCGGTGGACGGCCTGCTGCGGGCGCGGATGCTGAACTCCGGGCAGGATTGCTTCGGTCCGGACGTGGCCTTCGTGCACACCTCGATCAGCGCGCACTTCTGCAATCTGCTGTGCCGCCGGGTCGACGCGCTCCGCTACGGCGGTTTCGACGATCCGATGGCCGATTACGGTCCGATGTTCTACATGGACGCATTCGACGGCGCCCTGGAATATCTCCGCAAGCACCGGCAGTACGTGGCCGCCGGTGGCTCGGTGGAACTGGCCGAGGGGCATTTGCGGCCCACCGTGCTGATCCGCCCGGCGGATACGCAGATCAAACCCGCCGAATTGTTCGCGCCGATCTTCAATATCGTCCCGTTCAGCTCGGTGGACTGGCTGCACACCATGCTGCGCCACCCGTATTACGAGGAGCGGGCGATGGCCGCCACGGTATACGGCAACATGCCGGAGACGGTGGAATTGCTCGGGCAGAAACACGCCGTCAGCATCAACGAGACGATCCTCGATATCGAAAACGGTAACGAGCCGTTCGGTGGGCGCGGCATCAGAGCGAATTACGTGGCATTCAAGAAGAAGCGGCACGCGCGGCCGCTGCTGCTCAGCAGGATCATCGCGGAATACCTGGGCGAGGCCGACCGGGCGGGAGGTCTCGCCTCATGA
- a CDS encoding glycosyltransferase, translated as MRVLCTITGSVGHLNSVLPLARAVTAAGHEVAFACTAELAPRLDGAAGVVHPVLPGMAQVLAPLIELLCGRMTLDPEVMAGFGTPAGQITWVATGPHLVDAFRRLLPIAERFRPDLLIRDGGELSGCLLAEALDIPHISAPSGDGNILEPERVRDPLNERRAELGLPARSDPFAIFPFGRFDCVPPEYSFATFPGPSPIAYRQPPLNEHQVLVPDIADLPPERPFVVAAVGSEFPLMESAEQAGVDLGDELRNPALTIGAVARALSELDCHAVVSTGGIAADKVGGGADNVRVVEWMSQPLLLECAQLFVTHGGYNSIREAMASGTPMVVLPQYGDNLTNADLVERYGLGLRVNDRSPSAIAEACRKVLTDASFGDRMRQVRRAMSALPEVADMVPRLEALAGARTH; from the coding sequence ATGCGCGTACTGTGCACGATCACCGGTTCCGTCGGCCATTTGAACTCGGTGCTGCCGCTCGCGCGCGCCGTGACGGCGGCGGGACACGAGGTGGCGTTCGCCTGCACAGCCGAGCTGGCGCCGCGGCTCGACGGTGCGGCGGGTGTGGTGCATCCGGTATTGCCGGGAATGGCTCAGGTTCTCGCGCCGCTCATCGAATTGCTTTGCGGGCGAATGACTCTCGACCCGGAGGTGATGGCGGGATTCGGCACGCCGGCCGGGCAGATCACCTGGGTGGCGACCGGGCCGCACCTCGTCGACGCGTTCCGGCGGCTGCTGCCGATCGCCGAGCGGTTCCGGCCGGACCTGCTGATCCGGGACGGAGGTGAGCTGTCCGGCTGTCTGCTCGCGGAGGCGTTGGACATACCGCATATCAGCGCCCCGTCCGGCGACGGCAACATTCTGGAGCCGGAGCGGGTGCGCGATCCGCTGAACGAGCGCAGGGCCGAGCTGGGCCTGCCCGCGCGGTCCGATCCGTTCGCCATCTTCCCGTTCGGTCGATTCGACTGTGTGCCACCGGAATACAGCTTCGCGACCTTTCCGGGTCCGAGTCCGATCGCCTACCGGCAGCCACCGCTGAACGAACATCAGGTGTTGGTCCCCGACATCGCGGACCTGCCGCCCGAGCGGCCGTTCGTGGTCGCCGCGGTCGGCAGCGAATTCCCGCTGATGGAATCGGCGGAACAGGCCGGGGTCGACCTCGGTGACGAACTGCGCAATCCGGCCCTGACGATCGGCGCGGTCGCGCGGGCGCTGTCGGAGCTCGACTGTCACGCGGTGGTGTCCACCGGTGGGATCGCCGCCGACAAGGTGGGCGGCGGTGCGGATAACGTTCGGGTTGTCGAATGGATGTCGCAGCCGCTGCTGCTCGAGTGCGCGCAGCTGTTCGTCACGCACGGCGGCTACAACAGCATCCGGGAGGCCATGGCGTCCGGCACCCCGATGGTCGTGCTCCCGCAGTACGGGGACAATCTGACCAATGCCGACCTCGTCGAGCGCTACGGCCTCGGCCTGCGGGTGAACGACCGGTCGCCGTCCGCCATCGCCGAGGCCTGCCGGAAGGTCCTCACCGACGCGAGCTTCGGCGACCGCATGCGGCAGGTGCGGCGCGCGATGTCGGCCTTGCCGGAGGTGGCGGATATGGTGCCGCGGCTCGAAGCGCTGGCCGGAGCCCGAACACACTGA
- a CDS encoding response regulator transcription factor: MTSERPIRLIVVDDQAVVREGLALLVDLVPGIEVVGEAADGHEAIELVESLRPDVVLMDLYMPRCDGIEATTAIRQAHPETKVVVLTTYSDDDLVIRALQAGALGYLTKSADRHQIGRAVHAAAAEQAILDPAVQDTLLAAATNRNQPVRPKRPQQSPDDPLTGREKEVLDLMAAGYNNREIAQQLYISAATVKSHINRIFAKTGSRDRVQAIQNAKNLNQK; encoded by the coding sequence GTGACATCCGAGCGACCGATCCGGTTGATAGTTGTCGACGATCAGGCCGTGGTCCGGGAGGGGCTCGCGCTGCTGGTCGATCTCGTGCCCGGTATCGAGGTCGTCGGTGAGGCCGCCGACGGACACGAGGCCATCGAACTCGTCGAAAGTCTGCGTCCCGACGTGGTTCTCATGGATCTGTACATGCCCCGGTGCGACGGGATCGAGGCGACCACCGCCATTCGGCAGGCCCATCCGGAGACGAAGGTGGTCGTGCTGACCACCTACTCCGACGACGATCTGGTGATCCGGGCGCTGCAGGCGGGTGCGCTCGGCTACCTGACGAAATCCGCCGACCGGCACCAGATCGGCCGTGCGGTGCACGCGGCGGCGGCCGAGCAGGCGATCCTCGATCCGGCGGTGCAGGACACCCTGCTGGCCGCGGCGACGAACCGGAACCAGCCCGTGCGACCGAAGCGGCCGCAGCAGAGCCCGGACGATCCGCTGACCGGGCGGGAAAAAGAGGTTTTGGACCTGATGGCGGCCGGATACAACAACCGGGAGATCGCGCAGCAGTTGTACATCAGCGCGGCCACCGTCAAGAGCCACATAAACAGAATTTTCGCGAAGACCGGAAGCCGGGACCGCGTTCAGGCCATTCAGAACGCCAAGAATTTGAATCAGAAATAG